The Acidobacteriota bacterium genome contains a region encoding:
- a CDS encoding EthD family reductase, producing MIKFIVVVYRRADFSHAEFARYFREVHGPLAEQLPGLRKYVQNFVDDDPTRKPPGWDVVSELYFESRAAMEAAWATPAGEAATRDLENFADLGRTTWSVVEEIAVR from the coding sequence ATGATCAAATTCATCGTGGTGGTGTATCGGCGCGCCGATTTCAGCCACGCCGAATTTGCGCGTTATTTTCGTGAAGTGCACGGCCCGCTGGCGGAACAGTTGCCGGGGTTGCGTAAATATGTGCAGAACTTCGTTGACGACGATCCCACTCGAAAGCCTCCCGGCTGGGATGTGGTCAGCGAGTTATATTTCGAGAGCCGTGCGGCAATGGAAGCCGCGTGGGCCACGCCAGCAGGTGAGGCGGCGACGCGCGACTTGGAAAACTTCGCCGACTTGGGGCGCACGACCTGGTCGGTAGTCGAAGAGATTGCGGTGCGTTGA
- a CDS encoding amino acid-binding ACT domain-containing protein — translation MKDLAIRLAHRPGALAEMGEALGRAGVSLEGGGGFVFAGQGIVHFLVADASAARHALEAAGITVLADREVLVQHLNQEQPGQLGQLACRMAEAGVNIEVVYSDHQNQLILVVDDLAKGRAVSAAWQGTASIR, via the coding sequence ATGAAAGATTTGGCAATTCGATTGGCGCACCGCCCTGGCGCGTTGGCGGAGATGGGCGAAGCGTTGGGCCGTGCGGGGGTCAGTCTTGAAGGCGGCGGCGGATTTGTGTTCGCGGGGCAAGGCATCGTTCACTTTTTGGTTGCAGACGCAAGCGCCGCCCGCCACGCGCTTGAAGCCGCAGGTATCACGGTGCTGGCGGATCGTGAAGTTCTGGTGCAACACTTGAACCAGGAACAACCCGGTCAGTTAGGTCAACTCGCGTGCCGCATGGCTGAGGCCGGCGTCAATATCGAAGTTGTTTACAGCGATCATCAAAACCAATTGATTTTGGTGGTTGATGATCTGGCGAAGGGGCGCGCTGTCTCTGCGGCCTGGCAAGGCACGGCGTCAATTCGATGA
- a CDS encoding cupin domain-containing protein gives MTEATATQPVNPTSLVRSQQVEWRPLGEPGVRGVYIKELLFDHETQRAPTILLKFEAGATYPAHNHPGGEEVFVLEGDLKLGKDHLHAGDYLYTVPNGVHAVWSQHGCVALLKVPQQVEILKPRNS, from the coding sequence ATGACTGAAGCTACCGCAACACAACCCGTCAACCCGACCAGCCTCGTCCGCAGTCAGCAAGTGGAATGGCGGCCTTTGGGCGAACCCGGCGTGAGAGGCGTTTACATCAAGGAATTGCTCTTTGATCACGAGACGCAACGCGCGCCAACGATCCTGCTGAAATTCGAGGCGGGCGCGACCTATCCCGCCCACAATCATCCCGGCGGCGAAGAGGTCTTCGTGCTCGAAGGCGATTTGAAACTGGGCAAAGATCATTTGCACGCGGGCGATTATCTTTACACCGTGCCCAACGGCGTACACGCGGTCTGGTCGCAGCACGGCTGTGTCGCGTTGCTCAAGGTTCCGCAGCAAGTCGAGATTCTCAAACCACGAAATTCGTAA
- a CDS encoding OsmC family protein, with translation MSEYTATVQWERGAQLFTDNRYSRRHIWTFDGGVQVPASASPHVVPLPYADAGAVDPEEAFVAALSSCHMLWFLSLAAQRGFCVDHYTDAAMGVMGKDQMGRLVMTCVTLRPRVAFVGDRLPTHADIQALHEQAHAECYLANSVKTEMRCEPVWPA, from the coding sequence ATGAGTGAATATACAGCCACGGTTCAGTGGGAACGTGGCGCCCAACTCTTTACGGACAATCGCTACAGTCGCAGGCACATCTGGACGTTTGACGGCGGTGTTCAAGTGCCGGCTTCGGCCTCGCCGCATGTGGTGCCGCTGCCTTACGCCGACGCGGGCGCGGTTGATCCGGAAGAAGCTTTTGTGGCCGCGCTGTCGAGTTGTCATATGCTGTGGTTCCTTTCACTGGCGGCCCAGCGGGGATTTTGCGTTGACCATTACACTGATGCCGCAATGGGCGTGATGGGCAAAGATCAAATGGGCCGGCTGGTAATGACGTGTGTGACGCTGCGGCCCCGCGTGGCTTTCGTAGGCGACCGTCTCCCCACACATGCCGACATTCAAGCCTTGCACGAGCAGGCGCACGCGGAATGTTACCTCGCAAACTCCGTGAAAACGGAGATGCGCTGCGAGCCGGTCTGGCCCGCTTAA
- a CDS encoding DUF1579 domain-containing protein, translating into MTKKDDPMIPTDFDFYIGSWNVTHRRLNERLTGCTEWTTFPGSCVAQKILGGFGNMDDNVLELPAGTYRAVTLRSYDAGLQTWSIWWLDSRSPGKLDVPVVGSFKAGIGTFYAEDILAGQPIRVRFLWDASNAEAPRWEQAFSPDGGKSWETNWIMDFTRAS; encoded by the coding sequence ATGACAAAAAAAGACGACCCAATGATCCCAACCGATTTCGACTTTTACATCGGAAGTTGGAACGTCACACACCGGCGGTTAAACGAGCGGCTGACGGGGTGTACCGAATGGACGACCTTTCCAGGAAGCTGTGTCGCACAAAAGATTTTGGGCGGCTTCGGGAACATGGATGACAACGTGCTTGAGTTGCCCGCTGGCACCTATCGCGCCGTTACGTTGCGCTCCTACGATGCCGGCCTTCAGACCTGGTCAATCTGGTGGCTTGACAGTAGAAGCCCTGGCAAACTCGATGTTCCCGTCGTCGGGTCATTCAAAGCAGGCATCGGGACTTTCTATGCGGAAGACATCCTCGCCGGACAGCCCATTCGCGTAAGGTTTCTATGGGACGCTTCAAACGCGGAGGCGCCTCGTTGGGAGCAGGCGTTCTCGCCGGACGGCGGCAAAAGTTGGGAGACCAACTGGATTATGGATTTCACGCGTGCCTCATAA
- a CDS encoding pyridoxamine 5'-phosphate oxidase family protein: protein MSTFHPTPNTTLKRLPQRGVFDRATVYSILDEAFVCHVGFVVDGLPFVIPTSFGRVGDQLFIHGSAASRMQRQLAQGIPVCVTVTLTDGLVLARSAFHHSINYRSVVIFGTARVVEDAAEKMAALKAFTEHVIQGRWAEVREPNEQELKGTTVLVLPLTEASAKIRTGPPVDDEEDLALPVWAGVLPLQMVTGTPLADPQLAPGTPVPAHVASYGRS, encoded by the coding sequence ATGAGCACTTTTCATCCGACACCCAACACCACCCTTAAACGCTTACCACAGCGCGGCGTGTTTGACCGCGCCACCGTTTACAGCATTCTCGACGAAGCCTTCGTCTGTCACGTCGGTTTCGTGGTTGACGGTCTGCCCTTCGTGATCCCGACCAGTTTCGGGCGCGTGGGCGATCAGCTTTTCATCCACGGCTCGGCGGCCAGCCGGATGCAGCGCCAACTGGCGCAAGGCATTCCGGTGTGCGTGACAGTGACGCTGACCGATGGCCTGGTGCTGGCGCGTTCGGCCTTTCATCATTCGATCAACTATCGTTCGGTCGTGATTTTCGGCACAGCGCGCGTGGTCGAAGATGCGGCAGAGAAAATGGCCGCGCTCAAGGCCTTCACCGAACACGTCATCCAGGGCCGTTGGGCCGAAGTGCGCGAACCGAATGAACAGGAATTGAAAGGCACGACGGTGCTTGTGTTGCCGTTGACCGAGGCTTCGGCCAAAATCCGCACCGGCCCGCCCGTGGATGACGAAGAAGATTTGGCGCTGCCCGTGTGGGCGGGCGTCTTGCCGTTGCAGATGGTGACGGGCACGCCCCTGGCCGACCCGCAACTCGCGCCCGGCACGCCCGTGCCCGCGCACGTGGCGAGTTACGGCAGGTCTTAG
- a CDS encoding DUF1272 domain-containing protein, whose product MALEMKTKCERCEGFLGLRAEAFICTYECTFCPACTEVMQAICPNCGGELVRRPRRKVAVFVVNQEQLEAGAA is encoded by the coding sequence ATGGCTTTGGAAATGAAAACAAAATGCGAGCGTTGCGAAGGTTTTTTAGGTTTGCGCGCCGAGGCGTTTATTTGCACCTATGAATGCACCTTCTGCCCGGCTTGCACAGAGGTTATGCAGGCGATCTGTCCAAATTGCGGCGGCGAATTGGTGCGCCGTCCGCGCCGCAAAGTCGCCGTGTTCGTGGTCAATCAGGAACAGCTTGAGGCAGGAGCAGCTTGA
- a CDS encoding MOSC domain-containing protein has product MKLLSLQLGKPRTYGDKDAADYYEKKWRTAIFRAPVAGSVWLSRTTLVGDQVANRRFHGGPDKAVNVYPSEHLAHWRVALQLDMQFGAFGENFSTAGLDESEVCISDVYRIGDAVLQVSQPRQPCAKLARRWRLKDFAAQVIAAGKTGWYLRVIQEGAVEAGMSIELVERPHPEWTIAAANDVIYRGRQDAAAMQVLAACPALSAAWRDELQKRLAELSRSSG; this is encoded by the coding sequence ATGAAATTGCTTTCGCTCCAGCTCGGCAAGCCGCGCACTTACGGCGACAAAGACGCGGCGGACTATTACGAAAAAAAGTGGCGCACGGCGATCTTCCGCGCGCCGGTCGCCGGTTCTGTCTGGTTGAGCCGCACGACGCTCGTCGGCGATCAGGTCGCCAATCGCCGCTTTCACGGCGGCCCTGACAAGGCCGTCAATGTGTATCCATCAGAACATCTGGCGCACTGGCGCGTGGCCTTGCAACTGGATATGCAGTTCGGCGCATTCGGCGAAAATTTCTCGACCGCGGGCTTGGATGAAAGCGAAGTTTGCATCAGCGATGTCTATCGCATCGGCGACGCGGTCTTGCAGGTTTCGCAACCACGCCAGCCCTGCGCGAAATTGGCGCGGCGTTGGCGGCTGAAAGATTTCGCCGCCCAAGTTATCGCCGCCGGCAAAACCGGCTGGTACTTGCGCGTCATCCAGGAAGGCGCGGTCGAGGCGGGTATGTCGATTGAACTGGTCGAACGCCCGCATCCCGAATGGACGATTGCGGCAGCCAACGACGTGATCTATCGCGGCAGGCAGGATGCAGCGGCGATGCAGGTGTTGGCTGCGTGCCCGGCGCTGTCGGCGGCCTGGCGCGACGAGTTGCAAAAACGTCTGGCGGAATTGAGCAGGAGCAGCGGATGA